In Betta splendens chromosome 19, fBetSpl5.4, whole genome shotgun sequence, the following proteins share a genomic window:
- the ccr10 gene encoding C-C chemokine receptor type 10 isoform X2, translating to MQNTSSSSAMNVSNEVWALLCSSTNCSDDYGVNGSENDSLWCEAGEHELTIKLFQTCAFCLIFVLGVMGNCLVMATFALYRRQRLRSMTDIFLSHLALADLLLLLTLPLQATDTHLGWIFPELLCKATRVSYAVNTYSGLLLLACISVDRYLVVARAQKIFKRRRLLLAGGRVAAACVWLLAVLLSLPEILYSRVSLLYCGMQVSGAVKMATNGAVIAVFGLSFLTMASCYSLIARVLLRNAQRRGKQRWHRQRTLKLMLALVLLFLTFQLPYTLVLSRKLAGGFCGPLLEYVTCTLAYTRCSLNPVLYALVGVRFRGDVLRLLHACGCCGPDPAPRAFSRSSASPSSPALTALSSGDAAPHTRFQFSGKHK from the exons ATGCAgaacacctccagcagctcag CCATGAATGTCAGCAACGAAGTCTGGGCCcttctgtgcagcagcacgAACTGCAGCGACGACTACGGCGTCAACGGCAGCGAGAACGACTCCCTGTGGTGCGAGGCCGGGGAGCACGAGCTCACCATCAAGCTGTTCCAGACGTGCGCCTTCTGCCTGATCTTCGTGCTGGGCGTGATGGGGAACTGCCTGGTGATGGCCACCTTCGCGCTGTACCGCCGCCAGCGGCTGCGCTCCATGACCGACATCTTCCTGTCCCACCTGGCGCTGgccgacctgctgctgctgctcacgctgCCCCTGCAGGCCACCGACACCCACCTGGGCTGGATCTTCCCGGAGCTGCTGTGCAAGGCCACGCGCGTGTCCTACGCCGTCAACACCTACagcgggctgctgctgctggcctgcaTCAGCGTGGACCGCTACCTGGTGGTGGCGCGGGCCCAGAAGATCTTCAAGCGGCGCCGGCTGCTCCTGGCGGGCGGGCGGGTGGCGGCGGCGTGCGTGTGGCTGCTGGCCGTGCTGCTCAGCCTGCCCGAGATCCTCTACTCCAGGGTGTCGCTGCTCTACTGCGGCATGCAGGTGAGCGGCGCCGTCAAGATGGCCACCAACGGCGCCGTCATCGCCGTCTTCGGCCTGTCCTTCCTCACCATGGCCTCGTGCTACTCGCTGATCGCCCGCGTGCTGCTGCGCAACGCGCAGCGCCGCGGGAAGCAGCGCTGGCACCGGCAGCGCacgctgaagctgatgctggcgctggtgctgctctTCCTCACCTTCCAGCTGCCGTACACGCTGGTGCTGTCCCGGAAGCTGGCGGGCGGCTTCTGCGGCCCCCTGCTGGAGTACGTGACCTGCACGCTGGCCTACACGCGCTGCAGCCTCAACCCCGTGCTCTACGCGCTGGTGGGCGTGCGTTTCCGCGGCGACGTGCTGCGGCTGCTCCACGCCTGCGGCTGCTGCGGCCCGGACCCGGCGCCGCGCGCCTTCAGCCGCTCGTCGGCGTCGCCCTCGTCCCCGGCGCTCACCGCGCTCTCCAGCGGCGACGCGGCGCCGCACACCAGGTTCCAGTTTTCAGGGAAGCACAAGTGA
- the ccr10 gene encoding C-C chemokine receptor type 10 isoform X1 has translation MQNTSSSSAAMNVSNEVWALLCSSTNCSDDYGVNGSENDSLWCEAGEHELTIKLFQTCAFCLIFVLGVMGNCLVMATFALYRRQRLRSMTDIFLSHLALADLLLLLTLPLQATDTHLGWIFPELLCKATRVSYAVNTYSGLLLLACISVDRYLVVARAQKIFKRRRLLLAGGRVAAACVWLLAVLLSLPEILYSRVSLLYCGMQVSGAVKMATNGAVIAVFGLSFLTMASCYSLIARVLLRNAQRRGKQRWHRQRTLKLMLALVLLFLTFQLPYTLVLSRKLAGGFCGPLLEYVTCTLAYTRCSLNPVLYALVGVRFRGDVLRLLHACGCCGPDPAPRAFSRSSASPSSPALTALSSGDAAPHTRFQFSGKHK, from the exons ATGCAgaacacctccagcagctcag CAGCCATGAATGTCAGCAACGAAGTCTGGGCCcttctgtgcagcagcacgAACTGCAGCGACGACTACGGCGTCAACGGCAGCGAGAACGACTCCCTGTGGTGCGAGGCCGGGGAGCACGAGCTCACCATCAAGCTGTTCCAGACGTGCGCCTTCTGCCTGATCTTCGTGCTGGGCGTGATGGGGAACTGCCTGGTGATGGCCACCTTCGCGCTGTACCGCCGCCAGCGGCTGCGCTCCATGACCGACATCTTCCTGTCCCACCTGGCGCTGgccgacctgctgctgctgctcacgctgCCCCTGCAGGCCACCGACACCCACCTGGGCTGGATCTTCCCGGAGCTGCTGTGCAAGGCCACGCGCGTGTCCTACGCCGTCAACACCTACagcgggctgctgctgctggcctgcaTCAGCGTGGACCGCTACCTGGTGGTGGCGCGGGCCCAGAAGATCTTCAAGCGGCGCCGGCTGCTCCTGGCGGGCGGGCGGGTGGCGGCGGCGTGCGTGTGGCTGCTGGCCGTGCTGCTCAGCCTGCCCGAGATCCTCTACTCCAGGGTGTCGCTGCTCTACTGCGGCATGCAGGTGAGCGGCGCCGTCAAGATGGCCACCAACGGCGCCGTCATCGCCGTCTTCGGCCTGTCCTTCCTCACCATGGCCTCGTGCTACTCGCTGATCGCCCGCGTGCTGCTGCGCAACGCGCAGCGCCGCGGGAAGCAGCGCTGGCACCGGCAGCGCacgctgaagctgatgctggcgctggtgctgctctTCCTCACCTTCCAGCTGCCGTACACGCTGGTGCTGTCCCGGAAGCTGGCGGGCGGCTTCTGCGGCCCCCTGCTGGAGTACGTGACCTGCACGCTGGCCTACACGCGCTGCAGCCTCAACCCCGTGCTCTACGCGCTGGTGGGCGTGCGTTTCCGCGGCGACGTGCTGCGGCTGCTCCACGCCTGCGGCTGCTGCGGCCCGGACCCGGCGCCGCGCGCCTTCAGCCGCTCGTCGGCGTCGCCCTCGTCCCCGGCGCTCACCGCGCTCTCCAGCGGCGACGCGGCGCCGCACACCAGGTTCCAGTTTTCAGGGAAGCACAAGTGA
- the LOC114846491 gene encoding receptor activity-modifying protein 1-like codes for MLVYLLVPVLVLGAVDSQGVNTTNTTIEETNEVEPRNTTSVSTLETTTMKASDEWSRVEDELKSNLTSVYREDNERFQELEDQLPPQLCEQDHMIHYSRELCVEPFHSQMEGLEPGNWCNMHMFIESYNTMTVCMENVAFIFHCFYPNQAIQGLFLSVHSSFFQNCTKQEVVLEDAPQWLVVTLTLVPVGLIPVLTYVVVWKSNVPE; via the exons ATGCTCGTCTACCTGCTGGTCCCGGTTCTGGTCCTGG gtgctgTGGACTCACAAGGAGTCAACACGACGAACACAACGATCGAGGAGACGAATGAGGTGGAGCCGAGGAACACAACCAGCGTGTCCACACTGGAAACCA CTACCATGAAAGCGAGCGACGAATGGAGTCGAGTCGAAGACGAGCTGAAAAGCAACCTGACGTCTGTTTACAGGGAGGATAATG agcgcttccaggagctggaggaccagCTGCCGCCTCAGCTCTGCGAGCAGGACCACATGATCCACTACAGCCGAGAGCTGTGCGTCGAGCCTTTCCACAGCCAGATGGAGGGGCTGGAGCCAGGAAACTGGTGCAACATGCATATGTTCATTGA ATCCTACAACACCATGACGGTGTGCATGGAGAACGTGGCTTTCATCTTCCACTGCTTTTACCCAAACCAGGCCATTCAAGGCCTCTTCCTCAGCGTCCACTCCAGCTTCTTCCAGAACTGCACCAAGcaggaggtggtgctggaggaCGCGCCCCAGTGGCTGGTGGTCACGCTCACGCTCGTCCCCGTCGGCCTCATCCCCGTCCTCACCTACGTGGTCGTGTGGAAGAGCAATGTCCCGGAGTGA
- the LOC114845622 gene encoding UDP-glucuronosyltransferase 2C1-like: MGNLSGPRFLLLALTFCLMVASCVHAGKILVFPVDGSHWVNMNLLIRNLHSRGHEVTVVRTASSWYIQDSAAHYRSVTVTLPEAIAIEDKDFFITFLTKMLEIRRQGASLIGFVNFYWEILDSLSRIHQQASMLGVEMFENHTLMQSLRDADFDVVLLDPGLPVGVLVAHELKLPMVFNVRWITSGEAHFVVAPSPTSYVPVSGHAVTDKMTFVQRAMNLVHYILNSWLDRFVVCPHYERLVHRYFGPDVNFYHLLQGADLWLMRADFVFEFPRPTMPNVAYIGGFQCKPSEPLSSELEEFVRSSGEHGVVLMSLGTLVQGLPTDITSEIAAAFAQLPQKVVWRHVGQRPRNLGNNTVLVDWMPQNDLLGHPQVKAFVAHGGTNGIYESIYHGVPILGIPLLFDQFENVLRIQARGAAKMVDVTQVTRQNFLKAIQEVLHNPSYRDNMKRLSALHRDRPQHPLDTAVFWTEYVMRHRGAAHLRSESYRMSWFSFYSVDVVCFLLASAAAVVGLISVLCCGLWRKRKPKQD; this comes from the coding sequence ATGGGAAACCTCTCAGGTCCTCGTTTTCTACTTCTGGCGCTGACTTTCTGCCTGATGGTGGCGTCCTGCGTCCATGCTGGAAAGATCCTCGTCTTCCCGGTGGACGGCAGCCACTGGGTCAATATGAACCTGCTGATCAGGAACCTCCACTCTCGGGGCCACGAGGTCACGGTGGTGCGCACGGCCTCCAGCTGGTACATCCAGGACAGTGCAGCACATTACCGCTCAGTCACTGTGACCCTGCCGGAGGCCATCGCCATCGAGGACAAGGACTTCTTCATAACCTTCCTGACCAAGATGCTGGAGATCCGCAGACAGGGAGCGTCGCTGATCGGCTTTGTGAACTTCTACTGGGAAATCCTTGACTCCCTGTCCAGAATCCACCAGCAGGCCAGCATGTTGGGGGTGGAGATGTTTGAAAACCACACTTTGATGCAGAGCCTCCGAGACGCTGACTTTGACGTTGTGCTCCTGGACCCAGGTTTGCCTGTGGGGGTGCTGGTGGCCCATGAGCTGAAGCTGCCCATGGTGTTTAACGTGAGGTGGATAACGAGCGGAGAAGCTCACTTCGTGGTGGCTCCCTCCCCGACGTCTTACGTTCCCGTGTCTGGACACGCTGTAACGGATAAGATGACATTTGTGCAACGAGCCATGAACCTGGTTCACTACATCCTCAACTCGTGGCTTGACAGGTTTGTGGTGTGTCCTCACTATGAGCGACTGGTGCACAGGTACTTCGGTCCAGACGTGAACTTCTACCATCTTCTACAAGGGGCCGACCTGTGGCTCATGAGGGCCGACTTCGTCTTTGAGTTCCCCCGGCCCACGATGCCAAACGTCGCCTACATCGGCGGGTTTCAGTGCAAACCTTCGGAGCCTCTGTCCTCAGAGCTGGAGGAGTTTGTGCGGAGCTCAGGGGAGCACGGCGTCGTCCTCATGTCTCTGGGTACTCTGGTCCAAGGCCTGCCCACAGACATCACCTCAGAGATAGCCGCCGCCTTCGCTCAGCTGCCTCAGAAGGTCGTATGGAGACACGTGGGGCAGCGTCCACGCAACCTGGGAAACAACACGGTGCTGGTGGACTGGATGCCGCAGAACGACCTCCTGGGTCACCCACAGGTCAAAGCCTTTGTAGCCCATGGCGGCACCAATGGCATCTACGAGTCCATCTACCACGGAGTACCGATCCTCGGCATCCCGCTCCTGTTCGACCAGTTTGAGAACGTTCTAAGAATCCAAGCGCGAGGAGCCGCTAAGATGGTGGACGTGACCCAAGTCACCCGGCAGAACTTTCTGAAAGCCATACAAGAGGTCCTTCACAACCCGTCCTACAGAGACAACATGAAGCGCCTGTCGGCCCTCCACAGGGACAGACCCCAGCATCCTCTGGACACGGCAGTGTTCTGGACCGAGTACGTGATGAGACACAGAGGCGCCGCCCATCTACGCAGTGAGTCCTACAGGATGTCCTGGTTCTCCTTCTACTCTGTAGACGTCGTGTGCTTCCTGTTGGCTTCGGCAGCGGCGGTGGTGGGGCTGATATCGGTCCTGTGCTGTGgactgtggaggaagaggaaacccaaACAGGATTAG
- the LOC114845624 gene encoding endonuclease domain-containing 1 protein-like: MSAFCALAAFVLALSLCGADVGDFAPCLQFFYRSWPPKGLAGTPICQRYANQHHFATLYSRPRRSPWFSAYLYTAPAGKRPAASWKYEPQLADPRAAGDMIPFPPGPVDQNVVQSQAVEPDYINSTYTRGHLNPSLHHRSHDARTATFTLTNVVPQKVGSNDGPWEVLEQAVHKTLGAFCLGDAYVVTGVIPYRGGQRWLKEHRVAVPEYLWSAYCCPHYNHSLPQELSGTFPTYGAVGRNDPSSGEEIVPVSQAAKRQFRGYDVRRMPLHTLEMYLRDRVSAELSLFYEQCLGSR, translated from the exons ATGTCCGCCTTCTGTGCTCTGGCTGCATTCGTCCTGGCTTTGAGTCTGTGTGGAGCCGACGTTGGGGACTTCGCTCCTTGCCTGCAGTTCTTCTACAGGTCATGGCCTCCCAAAGGTCTGGCAGGGACCCCGATCTGCCAGCGCTACGCCAACCAGCACCACTTCGCCACGCTGTACAGCCGGCCTCGCCGCTCGCCGTGGTTCTCAGCTTATCTATACACAGCACCTGCCGGGAAAAGGCCGGCAGCGTCCTGGAAGTACGAGCCTCAG CTGGCCGACCCCCGAGCTGCCGGCGACATGATCCCCTTCCCTCCGGGCCCCGTGGACCAGAACGTGGTGCAGAGCCAGGCCGTGGAGCCGGACTACATCAACTCCACCTACACCCGCGGCCACCTGAACCCCAGCCTCCACCACCGGAGCCACGACGCCCGCACCGCCACCTTCACGCTCACCAACGTGGTCCCTCAGAAGGTGGGCTCCAACGACGGGCCCTGGGAGGTTCTGGAGCAGGCGGTCCACAAAACGCTGGGGGCCTTCTGTCTGGGAGACGCCTACGTAGTGACGGGCGTCATCCCCTACCGCGGCGGGCAGCGCTGGCTCAAGGAGCACCGGGTGGCGGTGCCCGAGTACCTGTGGTCAGCCTACTGCTGCCCCCACTACAACCACAGCCTCCCACAGGAGCTGAGCGGCACCTTCCCCACCTACGGCGCCGTGGGCCGCAACGACCCCAGCAGCGGCGAGGAGATCGTCCCGGTCAGCCAGGCGGCGAAGAGGCAGTTCAGAGGGTACGACGTGCGGAGGATGCCCCTGCACACGCTGGAGATGTACCTGAGGGACCGGGTCAGCGCCGAGCTCAGCCTGTTCTATGAGCAGTGCCTCGGATCACGCTGA
- the LOC114845625 gene encoding tyrosine-protein kinase receptor cam-1-like isoform X1: MTGAAVLFWALAALSTSQAGSKRAVLSSSSSSSSSSSSDESSAFNNPAVPSVNRAQCYKGVGLHYNGTVSRSESGRECEAWSADTRKRHLSADVNAGRHNYCRSVVPVSVPPRGPGRRPSRRCVSTPGLLWQHDHREHVLCRSTRLEPGRVWGRLWGPLVCELQLRPGVYTRVTSYNRWIEEKTGLRSIGAGAAIPPK, from the exons ATGACAGGCGCTGCTGTGCTGTTTTGGGCCCTGGCGGCGCTGTCCACGTCTCAGGCG GGGTCAAAGCGTGCGGTTCTGTCGTCTTCGTCTTCGtcttcgtcgtcctcctcctccgatgAAAGCTCAG CATTTAACAACCCGGCTGTTCCTTCAGTGAACAGGGCCCAGTGCTACAAGGGCGTTGGGCTTCACTACAACGGCACCGTGTCGAGGTCCGAGAGCGGCCGCGAGTGTGAGGCCTGGAGTGCCGACACCAGGAAACGACACCTGTCAGCAGACGTGAATGCAGGGAGACACAACTACTGCAg GTCTGTGGTACCGGTCTCAGTACCTCCGCGAGGCCCAGGTCGACGTCCTTCCAGACGATGTGTGTCGACACCAGGACTATTATGGCAACATGATCACAGAGAACATGTTTTGTGCCGCTCGACCCGACTGGAGCCAGGACGCGTGTGGG GGAGACTCTGGGGGCCCCtggtgtgtgagctgcagctccgACCCGGCGTTTACACCCGCGTGACCAGTTACAACAGGTGGATCGAGGAGAAGACGGGTCTGAGGTCCATCGGCGCCGGAGCCGCGATTCCTCCCAAGTGA
- the LOC114845625 gene encoding uncharacterized protein LOC114845625 isoform X2, with translation MTGAAVLFWALAALSTSQAGSKRAVLSSSSSSSSSSSSDESSVNRAQCYKGVGLHYNGTVSRSESGRECEAWSADTRKRHLSADVNAGRHNYCRSVVPVSVPPRGPGRRPSRRCVSTPGLLWQHDHREHVLCRSTRLEPGRVWGRLWGPLVCELQLRPGVYTRVTSYNRWIEEKTGLRSIGAGAAIPPK, from the exons ATGACAGGCGCTGCTGTGCTGTTTTGGGCCCTGGCGGCGCTGTCCACGTCTCAGGCG GGGTCAAAGCGTGCGGTTCTGTCGTCTTCGTCTTCGtcttcgtcgtcctcctcctccgatgAAAGCTCAG TGAACAGGGCCCAGTGCTACAAGGGCGTTGGGCTTCACTACAACGGCACCGTGTCGAGGTCCGAGAGCGGCCGCGAGTGTGAGGCCTGGAGTGCCGACACCAGGAAACGACACCTGTCAGCAGACGTGAATGCAGGGAGACACAACTACTGCAg GTCTGTGGTACCGGTCTCAGTACCTCCGCGAGGCCCAGGTCGACGTCCTTCCAGACGATGTGTGTCGACACCAGGACTATTATGGCAACATGATCACAGAGAACATGTTTTGTGCCGCTCGACCCGACTGGAGCCAGGACGCGTGTGGG GGAGACTCTGGGGGCCCCtggtgtgtgagctgcagctccgACCCGGCGTTTACACCCGCGTGACCAGTTACAACAGGTGGATCGAGGAGAAGACGGGTCTGAGGTCCATCGGCGCCGGAGCCGCGATTCCTCCCAAGTGA